The Anopheles merus strain MAF chromosome 2L, AmerM5.1, whole genome shotgun sequence genome has a segment encoding these proteins:
- the LOC121594394 gene encoding solute carrier family 66 member 3 — MGLLDESGILYVIADVLSIVTIASCLVSKVPQIQTVRQLQSAKGLSVNGLLMELCSYTVTMLYNYTNGYAFLSYLEYPILLVQEYVLIYYVLQYESLLGKRAYQWAAVYVAVFVGFATAIIPSSLLMMLVPFTTPVGATSKVMQLIAILRSKDSQSVSLITWGISAFTNSTRIYTIMLDSGDKMLLANFGISTVLSSSVLLAAWYYKKPKKD, encoded by the exons ATGGGCCTGCTGGACGAGAGTGGCATCCTGTACGTGATAGCGGACGTGCTGTCGATCGTCACCATCGCGTCCTGCCTGGTGTCGAAGGTGCCGCAGATACAAACTGTCCGCCAGCTGCAATCCGCCAAGGGGCTGAGCGTTAATGGGCTGCTAATGGAGCTGTGCAGCTACACCGTCACGATGCTGTACAACTACACGAACGGGTACGCCTTCCTTTCCTACCTGGAGTACCCGATACTGCTGGTGCAGGAGTACGTGCTCATCTACTACGTGCTGCAGTATGAGTCGCTGCTCGGCAAGCGCGCCTACCAGTGGGCTGCAGTCTATGTGGCGGTGTTTGTTGGCTTCGCTACCGCAATCATACCTTCCTCGCTGCTCATGATGCTAGTG CCATTTACCACACCGGTCGGGGCGACGAGTAAGGTAATGCAGCTGATCGCCATCCTCCGCTCGAAGGACTCCCAGTCGGTCAGCTTGATCACGTGGGGCATATCGGCGTTCACGAACTCAA CTCGCATCTACACGATCATGCTGGATTCGGGCGATAAAATGCTTCTCGCCAACTTTGGCATCTCGACCGTGCTCAGCAGCTCGGTGCTGCTGGCCGCGTGGTACTACAAAAAACCAAAGAAGGACTAA